Proteins encoded together in one Gemmatimonadota bacterium DH-78 window:
- a CDS encoding M14 family metallopeptidase: protein MLHRIPVARRIATALLAVAALATLAREGSAQAPPSPADVLGWQMGEQFTDVASAYRYFDALAAASDLVSVEPYGASWEGRALVQAVVASPRHRARLDEILAANRELADPDTPVERAEQIIASNPAVVYFTYGVHGNESSSTEAALWTAWDLASGAPEVAGVLDSVVVVMDPVANPDGRNRYVDFYKSARGVVPNPNPATREHREPWPGGRTNHYLFDLNRDWTWMSQVETRARLATWERWTPQVHVDFHEMSPNSSYFFFPPATPINPIYPEHVARWAKRIGDGNAAAFDRQGWLYFTEESYDLFYPGYGDSWPSLLGAIGMTYEQAGGGSAGLAYERLDGSILTLEQRARQHRTTGQATLRTVMEGRSDLLAGFAEFHRTVDEGLPDILLVPSQGEGPRADGRLRALLGHLDAQGIRYEQAAEGFGAQATPHPGWAVRDRFPAGTIRVPARQPRGRLALTLLQAETVLDATYSYDISAWSLPFGYGVEAHAVNDVSGGAWREGAPSWPAASTVSSAEPYGVLIRPGFDRWPGLAAFLAEGGRGRVLADTFRIDDTLYPQGTFFLPRAMNDGLVARLRDAGLESVAEEVHTGITTTGPDLGTGGAGTLALPRIVLLGGEGTSSGSFGAHRYFLDHRLGLPYDQVAPEDLGSVALDDVDVVIVPEGGGVTRALGDAGMERLEAWVRGGGTVVAVGSGASAIGSMGGVEVRRSAGPEEGERIGRALRTLAERQLERWESQTPGTILEVVMDPGHPLAFGAGTQSRSERSFVLSTGTGFEPDESFESAAWFSEEAEGLSGVIGEATVDRLRRSSWLVERGLGRGSLILFADDPLFRIMWYSGFQLYSNAVLLGPAF from the coding sequence GTGCTCCACCGAATTCCGGTCGCCCGTCGGATCGCCACCGCCCTGCTCGCCGTCGCCGCACTCGCCACGCTCGCCCGGGAAGGCTCGGCGCAGGCGCCGCCGTCGCCGGCCGACGTACTCGGCTGGCAGATGGGTGAGCAGTTCACCGACGTGGCGTCCGCCTACCGGTACTTCGACGCCCTGGCCGCGGCGTCGGACCTGGTGTCGGTGGAGCCCTACGGCGCGAGCTGGGAGGGGCGCGCCCTCGTGCAGGCGGTGGTGGCCTCGCCCCGCCACCGGGCCCGCCTGGACGAGATCCTCGCCGCCAACCGCGAGCTGGCCGATCCCGACACCCCGGTGGAGCGCGCGGAGCAGATCATCGCGTCGAACCCGGCGGTGGTCTACTTCACCTACGGGGTGCACGGCAACGAGAGTTCGTCGACCGAGGCGGCGCTCTGGACGGCGTGGGATCTGGCCAGCGGTGCGCCGGAGGTGGCGGGGGTGCTCGACTCCGTGGTGGTCGTGATGGACCCGGTGGCCAACCCGGACGGCCGCAATCGCTACGTGGATTTCTACAAGAGCGCGCGGGGCGTGGTGCCGAACCCCAACCCGGCCACCCGCGAGCACCGGGAGCCGTGGCCGGGCGGGCGCACGAATCACTACCTGTTCGATCTCAACCGCGACTGGACCTGGATGAGTCAGGTGGAGACGCGCGCGCGGCTCGCCACCTGGGAGCGGTGGACGCCGCAGGTGCACGTGGACTTCCACGAGATGTCGCCGAACTCCTCCTACTTCTTCTTTCCCCCCGCCACACCGATCAACCCGATCTATCCGGAACACGTGGCGCGGTGGGCCAAGCGTATCGGCGACGGAAATGCCGCCGCCTTCGATCGTCAGGGTTGGCTCTACTTCACCGAGGAGAGCTACGATCTCTTCTATCCGGGGTACGGGGACTCCTGGCCGTCGCTTCTCGGCGCGATCGGCATGACCTACGAGCAGGCCGGCGGTGGCTCCGCCGGTCTGGCCTACGAGCGGTTGGACGGCTCGATCCTCACCCTCGAGCAGCGCGCGCGACAGCACCGCACCACGGGGCAGGCGACGCTGCGCACGGTCATGGAGGGACGCAGCGATCTTCTGGCGGGCTTCGCCGAGTTCCATCGCACGGTCGACGAGGGGCTTCCCGACATTCTTCTGGTGCCGTCGCAGGGCGAGGGCCCGCGGGCCGACGGGCGACTTCGGGCGCTGCTCGGACATCTCGACGCTCAGGGTATTCGCTACGAGCAGGCGGCGGAGGGCTTCGGGGCCCAGGCCACCCCGCACCCCGGGTGGGCCGTGCGCGACCGCTTTCCGGCGGGCACCATCCGCGTGCCGGCCCGCCAGCCGCGCGGCCGCCTCGCCCTGACCCTGCTGCAGGCGGAGACCGTGCTCGACGCCACCTACTCGTACGACATCAGCGCCTGGTCGCTGCCCTTCGGGTACGGGGTCGAGGCGCACGCCGTCAACGACGTGTCCGGCGGGGCCTGGCGCGAGGGTGCCCCCTCCTGGCCGGCGGCCTCCACCGTCTCGTCGGCCGAGCCCTACGGTGTGCTGATCCGGCCCGGCTTCGATCGCTGGCCCGGCCTCGCGGCCTTCCTTGCCGAGGGCGGGCGAGGGCGCGTGCTCGCCGACACCTTCCGGATCGACGACACCCTCTACCCGCAGGGCACCTTCTTCCTGCCGAGGGCCATGAACGACGGTCTCGTCGCGCGTCTGCGCGATGCGGGGCTCGAGTCGGTGGCCGAAGAGGTGCACACCGGGATCACCACCACCGGGCCCGACCTCGGCACCGGCGGCGCCGGCACGCTCGCGCTGCCCCGGATCGTGCTGCTGGGCGGGGAGGGCACGTCGAGTGGATCGTTCGGCGCCCATCGCTATTTCCTCGACCATCGACTCGGCCTTCCCTACGACCAGGTGGCGCCGGAAGACCTGGGGTCGGTGGCGCTCGACGATGTCGATGTGGTGATCGTGCCCGAGGGGGGTGGGGTGACCCGCGCCCTCGGAGACGCGGGCATGGAGCGGCTCGAGGCGTGGGTGCGGGGAGGCGGGACGGTCGTGGCGGTCGGTTCCGGCGCCTCGGCGATCGGCTCGATGGGAGGGGTGGAGGTGCGTCGCTCGGCGGGCCCCGAAGAGGGAGAGCGCATCGGACGCGCTCTGCGAACCCTCGCGGAGCGGCAGTTGGAGCGCTGGGAGTCGCAGACCCCCGGCACGATCCTTGAAGTCGTGATGGACCCGGGGCACCCGCTCGCCTTCGGAGCGGGCACCCAGAGCCGGAGCGAGCGCAGCTTCGTGCTCTCGACGGGTACGGGCTTCGAGCCCGACGAGTCGTTCGAGAGCGCCGCGTGGTTCTCCGAAGAGGCGGAGGGGCTGAGCGGTGTGATCGGCGAGGCCACCGTCGACCGGCTGCGTCGCAGCAGCTGGCTGGTGGAGCGCGGTCTGGGGCGCGGCAGTCTGATTCTGTTCGCCGACGATCCGCTCTTCCGGATCATGTGGTACTCCGGCTTCCAGCTCTACAGCAATGCGGTGCTCCTCGGCCCGGCGTTCTGA
- a CDS encoding class I SAM-dependent rRNA methyltransferase has translation MFSGSLESPDTDLAPGTAVDVVDSSGAFVARGLWNPHSQIRVRLYDWRPDGALDDEFWRKGIAAAVAHRRDADLLAPDGGCRLVFSEGDGLSGLTVDRYARTLAVQFTSLALWERREVLLDALRRELSDAPGVDGAVLRTARGIREEEGLDISDGPLFGRVPDGPLEIVEAGVRYGVDLRTGQKTGAYLDQRDTRQAVAPWGAGRSVADLCCYTGGFSLHLARAGAHSIRSVDVSAGALERAEDNARRNGLDGWLADGRWTLERSDAFRWLEARREEGVRFGMIVLDPPTFARSSRGVGQALKGYARLNALAVDCLEPDGILVTCSCTGRVSAEQFLEVIAGVERSSRRRIRVIGRLLQPADHPVSPTCPETAYLKCVVCRVGS, from the coding sequence TTGTTTTCCGGCTCCCTGGAGTCCCCCGACACCGACCTCGCCCCGGGCACGGCCGTCGACGTCGTGGATTCGAGCGGGGCCTTCGTCGCTCGCGGGCTCTGGAATCCCCACAGCCAGATCCGGGTGCGACTGTACGACTGGCGGCCCGACGGCGCCCTCGACGATGAGTTCTGGAGGAAGGGGATCGCCGCGGCGGTCGCGCACCGTCGCGACGCCGATCTCCTCGCCCCCGACGGCGGATGCCGCCTCGTCTTTTCCGAGGGCGACGGTCTGAGCGGACTCACCGTGGACCGGTATGCCCGCACCCTCGCGGTGCAGTTCACCTCGCTCGCCCTCTGGGAGCGGAGGGAAGTGCTGCTCGATGCCCTCCGCCGCGAACTCTCCGACGCCCCGGGGGTCGACGGTGCGGTCCTGCGCACCGCTCGCGGGATTCGGGAAGAGGAGGGACTCGACATCAGCGACGGCCCCCTCTTCGGCCGCGTGCCCGACGGCCCCCTGGAGATCGTCGAAGCTGGGGTGCGCTACGGAGTGGACCTGCGCACCGGGCAGAAGACGGGTGCCTACCTCGACCAGCGCGACACCCGGCAGGCCGTGGCGCCGTGGGGGGCGGGTCGATCGGTGGCCGATCTCTGCTGCTACACGGGAGGCTTCTCGTTGCATCTGGCCCGGGCGGGCGCGCACTCCATCCGCAGCGTGGACGTGTCGGCCGGTGCCCTGGAGCGGGCCGAAGACAACGCCCGACGCAACGGCCTGGACGGCTGGCTGGCCGACGGGCGCTGGACACTCGAGCGCTCGGACGCCTTCCGCTGGCTCGAAGCGCGACGAGAGGAGGGGGTGCGCTTCGGCATGATCGTGCTGGATCCACCCACCTTCGCCCGGTCTTCCCGCGGCGTCGGCCAGGCACTGAAGGGGTATGCGCGTCTGAACGCGCTGGCGGTCGACTGCCTGGAGCCCGACGGGATTCTCGTCACCTGCTCGTGCACCGGGCGGGTCTCGGCCGAGCAGTTTCTCGAGGTGATCGCCGGTGTCGAGCGGTCGAGCCGGCGGAGGATCCGGGTGATCGGCCGGCTCCTGCAGCCGGCCGATCACCCGGTGTCACCCACCTGCCCCGAAACGGCCTACCTGAAATGCGTGGTGTGCCGCGTCGGAAGCTGA
- the proS gene encoding proline--tRNA ligase has translation MADDRKLTPRGEDFAAWYNELVQRAELADYSPVRGSMVIRPWGYGIWERMQRALDDMFKATGHENAYFPLLIPMSFIEKEKEHVAGFKPELAVVTHAGGKELEEPLVIRPTSETVILEMFGKWVQSYRDLPLLINQWANVMRWELRPRLFLRTAEFLWQEGHTAHATAEEAEEETLRMLGVYRDFMENWIGMPPITGLKSDSEKFAGAVRTYTCEAMMQDNKALQAGTSHFLGQNFSRAADFTFQSEHGTEEYAWSTSWGVSTRLVGGMVMTHGDDDGLIVPPRLAPVQVVVIPIYRTDEERSATVAKAREVEARLRDDGVRVKVDDRAHLNPGAKFYEWERKGVPLRVEIGPKDLEKGNLCIARRLFPEGEKRKLFLDEAEALGSIPARLEALQESMKERAKARREANSHRGVTEWGQLAEILEGEGGFVYTGWSGDPAVEARIKEEFKATLRVIPDPEFRSDTAPARCISGDGAAAHEVVWARAY, from the coding sequence ATGGCGGACGACCGCAAACTGACCCCGCGAGGTGAAGACTTCGCGGCCTGGTACAACGAACTCGTCCAGCGCGCCGAGCTGGCGGACTACTCGCCCGTGCGCGGCAGCATGGTGATTCGTCCGTGGGGCTACGGCATCTGGGAGCGCATGCAGCGGGCCCTCGACGACATGTTCAAGGCGACCGGGCACGAGAACGCCTACTTCCCCCTCCTGATCCCGATGAGCTTCATCGAGAAGGAGAAGGAGCACGTGGCGGGGTTCAAGCCCGAACTCGCAGTGGTGACGCACGCGGGCGGCAAGGAACTCGAAGAGCCGCTCGTGATTCGTCCCACGTCGGAGACGGTGATCCTCGAGATGTTCGGCAAGTGGGTACAGTCCTACCGCGACCTGCCGCTGCTGATCAACCAGTGGGCGAACGTGATGCGCTGGGAGCTGCGCCCGCGCCTCTTCCTCCGCACCGCCGAGTTTCTCTGGCAGGAGGGGCACACTGCGCACGCCACGGCCGAGGAGGCCGAGGAGGAGACGCTGCGGATGCTGGGCGTCTACCGCGACTTCATGGAGAACTGGATCGGCATGCCGCCGATCACCGGGCTCAAGAGCGACTCCGAGAAGTTCGCGGGTGCAGTGCGCACCTACACCTGCGAGGCGATGATGCAGGACAACAAGGCGCTGCAGGCCGGCACCTCGCACTTCCTGGGTCAGAATTTCTCGAGAGCCGCCGATTTCACCTTCCAGAGCGAGCACGGCACGGAGGAGTACGCCTGGAGCACCTCCTGGGGCGTGTCCACCCGCCTGGTAGGCGGCATGGTGATGACCCACGGCGACGACGACGGATTGATCGTGCCGCCCCGCCTCGCACCGGTTCAGGTGGTGGTGATCCCGATCTACCGCACCGACGAGGAGCGCTCCGCCACGGTGGCCAAGGCCCGCGAGGTGGAGGCCCGACTCCGCGACGACGGGGTGCGGGTGAAGGTCGACGATCGGGCGCACCTCAACCCCGGGGCCAAGTTCTACGAGTGGGAGCGGAAGGGCGTCCCGCTCCGGGTCGAGATCGGTCCGAAGGATCTCGAGAAGGGCAACCTGTGCATCGCCCGGCGGCTCTTCCCGGAGGGCGAGAAGCGCAAGCTCTTCCTCGACGAGGCCGAGGCCCTGGGTTCGATCCCGGCGCGCCTGGAGGCCCTTCAGGAGTCCATGAAGGAGCGCGCCAAGGCCCGGCGCGAAGCCAACTCGCACCGCGGCGTGACCGAGTGGGGCCAGCTCGCGGAGATCCTCGAGGGCGAGGGGGGCTTCGTGTACACCGGCTGGTCCGGCGACCCGGCCGTCGAGGCGCGGATCAAGGAGGAGTTCAAGGCCACCCTCCGCGTGATCCCCGATCCGGAGTTTCGCTCCGACACCGCCCCCGCGCGCTGCATCTCCGGCGACGGTGCCGCGGCCCACGAGGTGGTGTGGGCCCGTGCATATTGA
- the guaA gene encoding glutamine-hydrolyzing GMP synthase, producing MHDHDRVLILDFGSQYTQLIARRIREERVYCEIHPPTRDVEWVREWGASGIILSGGPSSVYDEGVPTLDPAILELGVPILGICYGMQLVAHLGGAKVERGKREYGRAGLRVVEASGLFDGFDPAEESQIWCSHGDHVDTPPPGFRVLASTSSLPVAAFGNEDLGIYGVQFHPEVAHSVRGEEVLSNFLFSICHCSPSWTAGAFIDESVARIRAQVGDEAAVICGLSGGVDSSVAATLVHRAVGDRLTCIFVDNGLLRKGEREGVERTFRKHMGIRLVVVDAADRFLDALEGVEDPEQKRKAIGGVFIDVFNQTAIDEGTGATFLVQGTLYPDVIESVSAGGPSVTIKTHHNVGGLPDDMPFDLVEPLRELFKDEVRQVGRELGLPEEFIGRHPFPGPGLGIRVLGEVHRERLDTLREADAIYLEEIREAGLYDEIWQAFAVLLPVRSVGVMGDARTYDHVVALRAVTSRDGMTADWYPMPHEVLSRISTRIINEVDGVNRVAYDISSKPPATIEWE from the coding sequence ATGCACGATCACGACCGCGTCCTGATTCTCGACTTCGGCTCGCAGTACACCCAGCTCATCGCGCGGAGGATCCGCGAGGAGCGCGTCTACTGCGAGATCCATCCGCCCACGCGCGACGTCGAGTGGGTGCGGGAGTGGGGTGCGAGCGGGATCATCCTGTCCGGCGGGCCGTCGTCGGTGTACGACGAGGGCGTGCCCACGCTCGACCCGGCGATCCTCGAGCTCGGGGTGCCGATTCTCGGGATCTGCTACGGAATGCAGCTCGTGGCACACCTCGGCGGCGCGAAGGTGGAGCGGGGAAAGCGGGAGTACGGGAGGGCCGGACTGCGGGTGGTCGAGGCCTCGGGGCTGTTCGACGGCTTCGATCCGGCGGAGGAGAGCCAGATCTGGTGCTCGCACGGCGACCACGTGGACACCCCGCCCCCGGGATTCCGGGTGCTGGCCTCCACCTCGTCGCTCCCGGTCGCCGCCTTCGGCAACGAGGATCTCGGCATCTACGGGGTGCAGTTCCACCCGGAGGTCGCACACTCGGTGCGCGGTGAGGAAGTGCTCTCGAACTTTCTCTTCTCGATCTGCCACTGCTCCCCCTCCTGGACGGCGGGGGCCTTCATCGACGAGAGCGTGGCCCGCATCCGGGCCCAGGTGGGAGACGAGGCCGCCGTAATCTGCGGGCTGTCGGGCGGCGTGGACTCGTCGGTGGCCGCCACCCTGGTGCACCGAGCCGTGGGCGACCGTCTCACCTGCATCTTCGTCGACAACGGGCTGCTGCGGAAAGGCGAACGCGAGGGTGTGGAGCGCACCTTCCGCAAGCATATGGGGATCCGGCTGGTGGTGGTCGACGCCGCCGACCGCTTTCTCGACGCACTCGAAGGGGTGGAGGATCCGGAGCAGAAGCGGAAGGCCATCGGCGGTGTCTTCATCGACGTCTTCAACCAGACGGCGATCGACGAGGGCACGGGCGCGACCTTCCTCGTGCAGGGCACCCTGTACCCGGATGTGATCGAGTCGGTATCGGCCGGGGGGCCGTCGGTGACGATCAAGACCCATCACAACGTGGGGGGACTCCCCGACGACATGCCCTTCGATCTGGTCGAGCCTCTGCGGGAGCTCTTCAAGGACGAGGTGCGGCAGGTGGGGCGCGAGCTCGGGCTCCCCGAGGAGTTCATCGGGCGCCACCCCTTCCCGGGACCGGGACTCGGCATCCGGGTGCTGGGCGAGGTGCACCGGGAGCGTCTCGACACCCTGCGCGAGGCCGACGCCATCTATCTGGAAGAGATCCGGGAGGCGGGCCTGTACGACGAGATCTGGCAGGCCTTCGCCGTGCTCCTGCCGGTGCGTTCGGTCGGCGTCATGGGCGACGCCCGTACCTACGATCACGTGGTCGCGCTCCGCGCCGTCACCAGCCGCGACGGGATGACGGCGGACTGGTACCCGATGCCGCACGAGGTGTTGAGCCGCATCTCCACCCGCATCATCAACGAAGTCGATGGTGTGAACCGCGTTGCCTACGACATCAGTTCGAAGCCGCCGGCCACCATCGAGTGGGAGTGA
- a CDS encoding HD domain-containing phosphohydrolase, protein MTVESSPRPRLPRSAVVTCAVALAAPIAAWLATPSIGVADVGFLFWMTSLIPAFVLTYHLGRRGAVLALVAGTLVLAAGAAVLAVRGVALPDWRLALGLVAVFVGVTVGVAVLSERLEALRRNTERQALTDPLTGLPNRRHTQIVLQVAFDAARRGLPLSVCLVDIDRFRWLNDQHGYAAGDRVLKVFSSILSDGLGEGEAVGRWGGGEFLVVLPGVTLDDATRRMEAVRAAFGAVDLPWRPLSASGGVAGWVPDLQGADGLVARAAEALEHAKTDGRNRIEALRVDGALSAPESAPPSSPAPPGPATPPSAEVAAAAPPVATAGGAGSARIVVIDDEAANLRAFGRGLAAMGFADVQLFQDGGTALAAIESSGVDLILLDLQMEPIDGFGVLERLKPLLAREGYLPVIILTGERDPKVKERALRMGARDFVNKPVDLTELRARILNLLETRRLHREVRDSAHQLEDRVRERTQELEQARAEILSRLARAAEYRDDATGAHQQRVGDLAALLAARMGLDEELVDVLRQAAPLHDIGKIGIPDSILRKPGPLTPAEYAFMKQHTRLGAELLAGSRNTILEAARVIAASHHERWDGSGYPAGLVGRAIPVEGRIVAVADAFDSLTHRRSYKAAVPLADTMGRLLRDAGTALDPAVTDALEVLYREGALDPFVEDAG, encoded by the coding sequence ATGACCGTCGAGTCTTCACCGAGGCCGCGCCTGCCCCGCAGCGCCGTCGTCACCTGTGCCGTCGCCCTGGCCGCGCCCATCGCGGCGTGGCTGGCCACACCGTCGATCGGAGTGGCCGACGTCGGGTTCCTGTTCTGGATGACGTCGCTGATTCCGGCCTTCGTCCTCACCTATCATCTCGGGCGTCGCGGCGCCGTGCTCGCTCTCGTGGCGGGTACACTGGTGCTCGCCGCGGGGGCCGCCGTACTGGCGGTCCGCGGTGTCGCCCTGCCGGACTGGCGGCTCGCCCTCGGCCTCGTGGCCGTGTTCGTGGGTGTCACGGTCGGGGTGGCGGTCCTCTCCGAGCGCCTCGAGGCCCTGCGTCGGAATACCGAGCGACAGGCTCTCACCGACCCGCTGACCGGTCTGCCGAATCGCCGGCATACGCAGATCGTGCTGCAGGTGGCCTTCGACGCCGCCCGCCGTGGGCTGCCGCTCAGCGTGTGCCTCGTCGACATCGACCGATTCCGCTGGCTGAACGACCAACACGGGTACGCGGCCGGAGACCGGGTGTTGAAGGTCTTCTCGAGCATCCTCTCGGACGGGCTCGGCGAGGGCGAAGCCGTCGGGCGATGGGGTGGCGGGGAGTTCCTCGTCGTCCTGCCGGGGGTGACGCTGGACGACGCGACCCGCCGGATGGAAGCCGTCCGGGCGGCCTTCGGTGCCGTCGACCTCCCGTGGCGGCCGTTGTCGGCCAGCGGTGGGGTGGCCGGATGGGTGCCCGACCTGCAGGGGGCGGACGGGCTGGTCGCCCGGGCCGCCGAGGCCCTCGAGCACGCCAAGACCGACGGCCGCAATCGCATCGAAGCGCTGCGGGTGGACGGGGCACTCTCGGCGCCCGAGTCCGCGCCGCCGAGTTCGCCCGCCCCTCCTGGACCGGCCACGCCGCCCTCCGCCGAGGTCGCCGCGGCCGCGCCCCCGGTTGCCACGGCCGGCGGAGCGGGCTCGGCTCGGATCGTGGTGATCGACGACGAGGCGGCGAATCTCCGGGCGTTCGGCCGAGGGCTGGCGGCCATGGGATTCGCCGACGTGCAGCTCTTTCAGGACGGGGGCACCGCGCTCGCCGCGATCGAGTCGTCGGGGGTGGACCTGATTCTGCTCGATCTGCAGATGGAGCCGATCGACGGGTTCGGGGTGCTCGAGCGCCTGAAGCCCCTTCTCGCCCGCGAGGGGTACCTTCCGGTCATCATTCTGACCGGTGAACGCGACCCCAAGGTGAAGGAGCGCGCGCTGCGCATGGGGGCCCGTGATTTCGTGAACAAGCCGGTCGACCTCACCGAGCTGCGGGCCCGGATCCTGAATCTTCTGGAAACCCGGCGCCTGCACCGCGAGGTGCGCGACTCCGCGCACCAGCTCGAGGACCGTGTCCGAGAGCGCACTCAGGAGCTCGAACAGGCGCGGGCCGAGATCCTGTCACGGCTGGCGCGCGCGGCCGAGTACCGCGACGACGCGACCGGAGCGCACCAGCAGCGGGTGGGCGACCTCGCCGCGCTGCTCGCCGCCCGCATGGGACTCGACGAAGAGCTCGTCGACGTCCTGAGACAGGCCGCCCCGCTTCACGACATCGGCAAGATCGGGATTCCCGACTCGATTCTTCGCAAGCCGGGGCCCCTCACCCCGGCCGAGTACGCATTCATGAAGCAGCACACGCGCCTCGGCGCCGAGCTGCTGGCCGGCAGCCGCAACACGATCCTGGAGGCGGCCCGGGTCATCGCGGCGTCGCACCACGAGCGCTGGGATGGCTCGGGGTATCCCGCCGGCCTGGTCGGACGGGCGATCCCCGTCGAGGGACGCATCGTGGCGGTGGCCGACGCATTCGACTCACTCACTCACCGGCGGTCGTACAAGGCGGCCGTGCCCCTCGCCGACACCATGGGGCGCCTGCTGCGCGACGCAGGCACCGCGCTCGACCCCGCCGTCACCGACGCGCTGGAAGTGCTCTACCGCGAGGGCGCCCTCGACCCCTTCGTCGAGGACGCCGGGTAG
- a CDS encoding M48 family metalloprotease: MSDRRRSTAVRTGGAALLALTFAGCAVNPATGNRELSLVSEGQEIQMGREADPQIVAQMGLYPDSSVQRYVREIGLRLAAESERPDLPWTFRVLDDPTVNAFALPGGFIYITRGILTHLTSEAELAGVLGHEIGHVTARHSASQMSRAQLAQLGLGVGMIFSETVRDYGGLASQSLGLLFLKFGRDDESQADELGIRYMTREGYDPRELAGVMRMLSRTSELASGGGRVPEWLSTHPDPANRSESILAQVTAGDYASATTVEREGFLRRIDRMPFGPNPREGFTEDGVFHHPELAFRLDTRGWGVDNQKSAVQFVAPDGGAVVILTIGSGSPEAALQEFGGMQGVSVGQGRRTEINGSPAVRAPFQAESQDGVLAGEVVFLSYGGNTYRLLGLSSSAGWGAAAPTARAIQESFRRETDPAVLSAQPDRLDVVSTSGRLTFDDFRSRYPSTVDPVIVALINQLESGSVLDRGLWKRVVEGN, from the coding sequence ATGTCCGACCGCCGCCGATCCACCGCCGTTCGCACGGGAGGCGCCGCCCTCCTCGCGCTGACCTTCGCGGGGTGCGCCGTGAACCCGGCCACCGGCAACCGCGAATTGTCGCTGGTGAGCGAGGGGCAGGAGATCCAGATGGGTCGGGAGGCCGACCCTCAGATCGTGGCCCAGATGGGCCTCTACCCCGACTCGTCGGTGCAGCGGTACGTCCGCGAGATCGGGCTCCGGCTCGCAGCCGAATCGGAGCGTCCCGATCTGCCCTGGACCTTCCGGGTGCTCGACGATCCGACGGTGAACGCCTTCGCGCTGCCCGGTGGCTTCATCTACATCACCCGCGGGATCCTGACGCATCTGACGAGTGAGGCGGAACTGGCCGGAGTCCTCGGACACGAGATCGGGCATGTGACGGCGCGGCACTCGGCGAGCCAGATGAGCCGCGCGCAGCTGGCTCAGCTCGGCCTCGGGGTCGGCATGATCTTCTCGGAGACCGTGCGGGACTACGGTGGGCTCGCGAGCCAGTCGCTCGGCCTGCTCTTCCTCAAGTTCGGGCGCGACGACGAGAGTCAGGCCGATGAGCTGGGCATCCGGTACATGACGCGCGAGGGGTACGACCCGCGGGAGCTGGCCGGTGTCATGCGGATGCTGTCGCGCACCTCGGAACTGGCTTCGGGGGGCGGGCGCGTGCCGGAGTGGCTTTCCACCCACCCCGACCCGGCCAACCGCAGCGAGTCGATTCTCGCCCAGGTGACGGCGGGCGACTACGCGAGCGCCACCACGGTCGAACGCGAGGGCTTTCTCCGCCGCATCGACCGCATGCCGTTCGGACCCAACCCCCGCGAGGGCTTCACCGAAGACGGCGTCTTTCACCACCCCGAGCTCGCCTTCCGCCTCGACACCCGCGGGTGGGGCGTGGACAACCAGAAGAGCGCGGTGCAGTTCGTGGCCCCCGACGGCGGGGCGGTCGTGATCCTCACCATCGGAAGCGGGTCACCGGAGGCGGCGCTCCAGGAATTCGGCGGCATGCAGGGGGTGTCGGTGGGCCAGGGCCGGCGCACCGAGATCAACGGGTCGCCGGCGGTGCGGGCCCCCTTCCAGGCCGAGTCGCAGGACGGCGTGCTCGCCGGAGAGGTCGTGTTCCTCTCGTACGGTGGGAACACCTACCGTCTGCTCGGGCTGTCGTCGTCGGCCGGATGGGGCGCGGCCGCCCCGACCGCGCGGGCGATCCAGGAGTCGTTCCGGCGCGAGACCGATCCCGCCGTACTCTCGGCTCAGCCCGACCGGCTCGACGTCGTGTCGACGAGCGGACGCCTGACCTTCGACGACTTCCGCAGCCGCTACCCGTCGACCGTCGATCCGGTGATCGTCGCGCTGATCAACCAGCTCGAGTCGGGCTCGGTGCTCGACCGCGGACTGTGGAAGCGCGTGGTCGAGGGTAACTGA